The DNA sequence ATCCGCGCCGCCTGCGCGATGGATCGTTGTCATTCGCGTTGCCTTCCTGTGATTCGCCCGAATCGAGCCGGTATTTTAGGCGCATTCGCCCCCGGTGCGAAAGCCACCGCCCAATGGTCCGGACCGCGTGCCCGGCTCACGCGTGGTGAACGTCCCCGGCGAGGATCCGCGCGGCCACGTCCTCATCGTTGAACAGGTCCAGAAAAATGACCGCGAGGGCCGGATCGAACTGCGCCCCCGACTGCGTGCGGATCTCGGCCATCGCCTCTGCGAAAGAGAGCGGGGACCGATAGGGGCGTACGCTCGTCATGGCGTCGAATGCGTCGGCGATGCGGAGGATGCGGCACTCCAGCGGGATCGCCTCTCCGCGCAGTCCGAGCGGATACCCGCTACCGTCCCAATTTTCGTGGTGATGGAGAATGAGCCGGGCGACCCGGGCCAGGTCGTGTGATCTGGCCGCGATTCGGTGCCCGATCTCGGCGTGGGCGCGAATCGCCGACAACTCCTGTTCGGAGAGCGGCCCCCGTTTGTGCAGGATCTTGCCGTGCACGCCGACCTTGCCCAGATCGTGCAGCCGGGCGAGCAGGACGAGGTTCTTTCGCTGCGCGTCGGGAAGGTGCAGGCGTTCCGACATGGCTTCGGAGATTCGCGCAACCCGTTCGAGATGCCCCTGGCTGCCGAAATCGTGGGCGTCCAGCGCGGCAACCAGCGTTTCGATGTGGCTCATCGAACTGCCGTTGCGGATCAGCTTGTCGTGATACATGTCGTCGTCGGCGCACTGAAAAATCTCGAAGACGTTCATGCCGGGATTTTGATCCGAGCACGCGAGACCGATCGAAAACCCGAGCCCCAACATGGCCGGCCCGTGTTCCGCGACCGATGCCGACTCGGTGATGCGATCCCGCAGCGCCTCGGCGTCTTCGAGCTTCGTGTGCAACGCGACCACGCAGAACTCGTCGCCGCCGGTGCGAAACAGACTGGTGTTCGGGGGCAGGATGCGTCCGATCGCGTCCGCCGCCGTGACCAGCAGATTGTCGCCCATGGCGTGGCCCATGGTGTCGTTGATGAGCTTGAGGCGATTCACGTCGAGGACGAGGATGCTGACGGGCGCGTAACGGTCAAAATCGCGTTCCACGACGATCAGGTGTTCGGTGAACGCCGCCCGGTTGAACAGCCCCGTCAGACTGTCGTGAAGCGAAAGGTGGCGATAGCGCTCCTCGCTGGCGCGCAGCTCGCTTTCGGCCTTTTTGCGTTCGGTGACGTCGATCTCGAGTCCGTCCCAACACGTGGCCCCGTCGCTCATCCACCGGGGCTTCGAAGCGAACAACGACCAGCCGATCTCGCCCGACGGTCGGCGAATCCGCACCTCGGTCTGAAAAATGCTGAACGCTTCGAGGGCGAGTTCCTCCTCGGCGATCACGCGGTCGCGGTCGTCCTCCACCACGGTCCCGTAAATCCGGGCCGCATCCGACATCGCCTCCTCGGCCGTGCATCCGTGCAGCCGTTCGACCGCACCGCTGAGAAACGTGAAACGTCGCGTGCCGTCCGATTCGCGGATGATTTGATAGATCATCCCGACCGGCAGGTTGTTCGCGATCAGAAGCAGACGCTTTTCGCTCTCGCGCAGCGAAGCCTCGACGCGGCGCCGCTCCCGGATCTCGTAGCGCAACTTCCGCGTAAGTTCCCGCGGATCGGCGCTGTTGCGGCGGCCGCCCTTCGCCCTAGCGGATTCGATGAACGCGCGCAGATCCTCGCGGCGAAACCGCCAGTCCTTCCCGACCTTGAACGAGGGAATCGCGCCCCGCCTGGCCAATCGGCGGACGGTTTCGACGTGCGCGCGCAGATAAGCCGCGGCCTCGACGGCGTTCAGAATTTGGGAGGAACGGGGCAATCCCGCCTCGTCACACGCTCGGCATAAAAGGAATAACCCACATGACGCAATGTTGAGTTTAGTGGAGTTTGCACACGGGAGCAATCCGCGCGCCGGCTTCCCGCTTCGCCGGAACCGATGGCCGACTCAGAACCCCAGCGTCCATGAAATTTCGCGGAACGGATCTCCCGGCGCGGGTGGCGCGTCTTCCTCGATCGCGAAAAACACGTCGAGCACCTGCCCGCCGGTCGCGGGCGTGAGCGCCGTGGATTCGTCCACGACCGAGATCCCCGCGGGCGCGTCGAAGTCGATGTCGTCGAACGCAAATCCGTCGGGCACGAAAAACGCCAGATGAAACGCGAACGGCGCGAAGGCCGTGCCCACCGACGCTTCCTGCGTGCCGGTGAGGGTTTGCGCGCCGTCGTCCCACTCCACGTCGCGCACGACCTTGACGCCGCCGAGCACGTGGCGGTTCGTGCCCAGAAACTGCGGATGATCCGCGACGGGGCGCAGCGCCACCACGCGCGGCGTGTGCGCGGGCACCTCCAGCGCGAGTTCGCCGCTCACCGTTCCGAGGTATTGCTCGGTCCAGAATTCGTAGGCGTGATATTCGGCATCCTCGTCGAGCCCGGCGCGCGCGAAATCGATGCCGATCACGTGATCGTCGTCGGGCGTCTCGGGAAACATCGGCGAGGTCAGGTCGCGATTCGAGCCCCAGTTGAGCAACCCGATCACGTGATAGGGCTCGGAGAAATCGGGCACGGGCAGCGAGAGGACTTCGGGAAAATCGCGTTCGAACATATCGAGGGGTCGGCATGCCTGACCGTAGACGGGCATGATGCGCCGGTAGCCGTCCACCCATTCGGGCAAAAGATCCACCAGCCGGTCGCCGATCTTCACCAGCCCGCCCTGCAGCGCCACCGCCGACGCGAAGGTGAGCGACTCGCTCTTCGTGAGCGGCTGGATATTCGTGTCCTCGTGCGCGCGGAAAAAGATGAGGTCCGGGTGATTCACCCACACGCGATTGTGGAACCAGTACTTGCGCACCGAGTCGCGGTACATGGGCTTGAGGCCCTGATTGTCGACAGGGCTCTCGGGATGCTCGCCGTCCCACGAGGGCATGGTGTCGAGGGTGAGACGGATCGAATCGACGAGCCCCACGTTCCAGCCCGTGATCGCGACGTTGAGCAGGAACACGTCCGGCCCCAGCGTGTCGCGCATGATCTTTACGCCCTCGCGGTAGAATTCGCCGCGCGTGGTGTTGGGCTCGTACCACCCCGCGCTCATCGGCGCGCGGTAGGCGAAATCGAGCTTGACCCACTGCACGCCCCAGTCGAGGAATTTTTCCATCAACTGGGCCAGATGCGCCTGCACCTCGGGATTCGTCATGTCGAGGCTCGGCGGATCGACACCGAGCAGTCCGAACAGCCACGGCCCCACGAACCAGTCCGGGTGATCGGCGTAAATCTGCGCGTCGGTGCGCGCGTTGAACGCCTCGACCCAAAGACCCGTCTGAAACCCGAGGCTGTTCGCGCGCGCCAGCAGCCACTCGATGCCGTTCTGATCGCCGTGATCGGGGAAGCGGTCTTCGTACGGCGTCCAGTCGCCGACGAGCGCGTAACCGTCGTCGATCTGGAAATAGTTCATGCCCCAGCGGCGCAGTTCGCGGTCGGCGAAATCCATGTTGTCGACGATGATCGTCTCGTTGATGTTGGTGCCGTAGCCGCCCGACGATCCGCTGCCGCTCCACGAGTTCCAGCCCGCGGGCACGCCAATCTCCGGATGCCGCTCGGTCCAGAGCGTGATGTGGTTCCACGCCTTGAGCCGATCGGCGTAAAGCTCCAGCGCGTCGAAGGGCGTCGCCTGCCCGAAGTCGATGATGAGCGTCTCGGCGGCCAGGTCATCGCCCGGCGCGAGCGTCTTGGCGAAATCGTATTCGCTCGTCGCGTGGAAAACCTGCCCCGGTCCGCCCGCCGAGCGCGGCCCCATGAAAACGACCGGGTAGCCGACCTCGAACGAGAGATACCCCGCGAGCATATTGTCGCCGGTCACCGGGTTGTGGATGAGCGCGCTCCAGTTCGCGAGCGCGGGGGTCGTGCCGGGAAAGATCGGCGTGATGAACTCGAGAAACGTCAGCGTACCGTTGCCCAAGAAACGCAGGTCGCGATCCTCGCCGAACATCAACCTCCCCGCCGGCGGACCCGCGAGCACCACGTACATCGAGCCGACCTTCAGATCGTCACCGGTGGTGTTGGCGACGCGCATATCGGCGAGCACGGCGCTCTGGTTGTCGAGCAGGGCGAACGAGACGACGAGTTCCGGCTCGCCCGCGCGCGGCGCCGCAAAGGTGAGGGCGATTTGCATGCCGTCGCCGAGCGCGCAGGTGTAGTCGCCGGAAGTCCAGTTCGCGAGCGTCATCGCGCCGGTCCGCCATTTGTGCGCGGGGGCCATGACGTTCGACTGCGCGAGCGACTCGGCGCGGTCGATCACCACCACGCCGTCGCCGTCAAGCACGGAATAACGGCCCACCGAACGGTGATAACGCACCGACACGAGGTTGTTCGCGATCACGAGATCGTCGCCGCTCTCGTAAACGATCACGTCGCCGGTCTGCGCGTCGTCGTCAGCATCGTCGTCGGGTAGCGGCGGGAACGTGTCGTCATCGCCCGCCGAATCGTCGTCGTCGGAGTCGTCGTCCGCCGTGTCGTCGTCGACCGGACTGGTGTCGTCGTTGTCATCATCGTCGCCGCATCCGCACGCCGCAAACGCGAGAGCCATCGCCGCCGCGAAAATCCACACGCCGATCCGTGCTTTCATCGCACCGCTCCCCCGCTTCAAGAAAATTTCAGATCACGCACCCCTGCGCCGCGTCCATGTAGCCCTGATCGTCGGCATCGAGCGTGCCGCCTTGATCGAGATCCGCGCCGTCGCACCAGGCGTTGCCCGCGGAGCACGACGCGCCCTCGCCGAAGTCGGTCCACGCCTGCGTGAAGAGGACCGAGTCCGTCGCGTCCACGCCGCCGCTGTCGTCGAGATCCGGCGGCGCGCAGCCGAGCCGCGCCCACGCGCAGTCGAGTGTTATGGGATTATCCACGCACAGCGTCGCCTCGAACCACACGCTCGTCGGCGCGAGCCCGAACGCCACGTGGCGAGCGTTTTCCGTCGGCATCCAGTTGTCGTCGGGACCGATGCACTCGTAGCCGTCGCCCGCGCGGCGAACGGGATAGGTGTATCCGAACCGATCGCGGTAGCGTTGCACACGCCACGGTGCGCGGTCGGTAATCGCCACCAGCCGCGCCTCGATCTGCGCGGCGATTTCGTCGTCGGTGAGCAGCGCCCACGCGGCCGTGTCCGCGAGATTCAGAAGCCCCTCGACGCCGCCGAGAGCCGCGTTGCCCCGCGAGAATCCCTCGAAATATTCCAGCGGGGAATCGATGCCGAACATCCGCGCGTAAAGCGCGCCGTTGTAGAGCAAGTCGTTCGTGGCGGTGATGAGTTCCCGCACGCGCTCGTCGTCGGGGCCGGCGGACGATTTCGCCACAACACCGTACACGAGGCGCGCGAGGATCTTTTCGATCTCCACGAAGTTGCCGAGCGTTTGACGCGCGTGGTCGTAGAGTTCGTCGTCGCCCACGGCGCGGGCGTAGGCGCACAGGTTGACCGCGCCGAGCATGAGCTCGGAAAAGTCGTCCATCATGCCGCCGAGCAGTTCGGGGAACAGGTCGGGCGCGAGCGTCGCGATCAGATCCGCCGCGTCCCACAGCGGAATGCC is a window from the Deltaproteobacteria bacterium genome containing:
- a CDS encoding diguanylate cyclase, with product MPRSSQILNAVEAAAYLRAHVETVRRLARRGAIPSFKVGKDWRFRREDLRAFIESARAKGGRRNSADPRELTRKLRYEIRERRRVEASLRESEKRLLLIANNLPVGMIYQIIRESDGTRRFTFLSGAVERLHGCTAEEAMSDAARIYGTVVEDDRDRVIAEEELALEAFSIFQTEVRIRRPSGEIGWSLFASKPRWMSDGATCWDGLEIDVTERKKAESELRASEERYRHLSLHDSLTGLFNRAAFTEHLIVVERDFDRYAPVSILVLDVNRLKLINDTMGHAMGDNLLVTAADAIGRILPPNTSLFRTGGDEFCVVALHTKLEDAEALRDRITESASVAEHGPAMLGLGFSIGLACSDQNPGMNVFEIFQCADDDMYHDKLIRNGSSMSHIETLVAALDAHDFGSQGHLERVARISEAMSERLHLPDAQRKNLVLLARLHDLGKVGVHGKILHKRGPLSEQELSAIRAHAEIGHRIAARSHDLARVARLILHHHENWDGSGYPLGLRGEAIPLECRILRIADAFDAMTSVRPYRSPLSFAEAMAEIRTQSGAQFDPALAVIFLDLFNDEDVAARILAGDVHHA
- a CDS encoding alpha-galactosidase; the protein is MKARIGVWIFAAAMALAFAACGCGDDDDNDDTSPVDDDTADDDSDDDDSAGDDDTFPPLPDDDADDDAQTGDVIVYESGDDLVIANNLVSVRYHRSVGRYSVLDGDGVVVIDRAESLAQSNVMAPAHKWRTGAMTLANWTSGDYTCALGDGMQIALTFAAPRAGEPELVVSFALLDNQSAVLADMRVANTTGDDLKVGSMYVVLAGPPAGRLMFGEDRDLRFLGNGTLTFLEFITPIFPGTTPALANWSALIHNPVTGDNMLAGYLSFEVGYPVVFMGPRSAGGPGQVFHATSEYDFAKTLAPGDDLAAETLIIDFGQATPFDALELYADRLKAWNHITLWTERHPEIGVPAGWNSWSGSGSSGGYGTNINETIIVDNMDFADRELRRWGMNYFQIDDGYALVGDWTPYEDRFPDHGDQNGIEWLLARANSLGFQTGLWVEAFNARTDAQIYADHPDWFVGPWLFGLLGVDPPSLDMTNPEVQAHLAQLMEKFLDWGVQWVKLDFAYRAPMSAGWYEPNTTRGEFYREGVKIMRDTLGPDVFLLNVAITGWNVGLVDSIRLTLDTMPSWDGEHPESPVDNQGLKPMYRDSVRKYWFHNRVWVNHPDLIFFRAHEDTNIQPLTKSESLTFASAVALQGGLVKIGDRLVDLLPEWVDGYRRIMPVYGQACRPLDMFERDFPEVLSLPVPDFSEPYHVIGLLNWGSNRDLTSPMFPETPDDDHVIGIDFARAGLDEDAEYHAYEFWTEQYLGTVSGELALEVPAHTPRVVALRPVADHPQFLGTNRHVLGGVKVVRDVEWDDGAQTLTGTQEASVGTAFAPFAFHLAFFVPDGFAFDDIDFDAPAGISVVDESTALTPATGGQVLDVFFAIEEDAPPAPGDPFREISWTLGF